A part of Candidatus Poribacteria bacterium genomic DNA contains:
- a CDS encoding DNA adenine methylase — MRKLAKSPLRYPGGKSRALKQILPLIPVNISEFREPFVGGGSVFFAIRSLFQNRITSYWINDLNYDLYCFWKQARDDGPSLVDALIEKRSTATDGRTLFEELTKTKDELSQNRELLCEFQRAVRFFVLNRITFSGVVDSGGYSQSAFEKRFTDSSIERVKNICPYLSDVKITNGDYIDALFQDGKDVFIFLDPPYWKATESKLYGVRGTLHTAFDHVQFAEDMRKCPHKWLITYDDSPVIRDLFDFAEIQEWTLQYGMNNYRQGNAAKGRELFIKNY, encoded by the coding sequence ATGCGTAAATTAGCAAAAAGCCCACTGCGGTATCCAGGGGGTAAATCGAGGGCACTCAAACAGATTCTTCCATTGATTCCGGTGAATATATCCGAATTTCGTGAACCTTTCGTCGGTGGAGGATCTGTCTTTTTTGCGATCCGAAGCCTCTTTCAAAACCGGATCACATCCTATTGGATTAACGATCTTAACTATGACCTCTACTGTTTCTGGAAACAAGCAAGAGATGATGGCCCCAGTTTGGTTGATGCACTCATAGAAAAACGCTCAACCGCTACAGATGGGCGGACCCTGTTTGAAGAACTCACAAAAACGAAAGACGAACTGAGTCAAAACCGGGAACTTCTTTGCGAGTTTCAACGCGCGGTGCGCTTCTTCGTGCTCAACCGCATCACTTTTTCTGGCGTGGTGGATTCCGGTGGATATTCACAATCTGCTTTTGAGAAGCGTTTCACGGATTCATCTATCGAACGTGTGAAAAATATTTGTCCCTATCTTTCCGATGTCAAAATCACGAACGGAGATTATATCGATGCTTTGTTCCAAGACGGTAAGGATGTATTTATTTTTTTGGATCCACCCTATTGGAAGGCAACGGAGTCAAAATTGTACGGAGTGAGAGGCACACTGCATACGGCTTTTGACCATGTGCAATTCGCTGAGGATATGCGAAAGTGTCCACACAAATGGTTGATCACCTATGACGACTCGCCTGTCATCAGGGACCTCTTCGACTTTGCTGAGATTCAGGAATGGACGCTCCAATACGGAATGAATAACTACCGACAAGGGAATGCGGCAAAAGGGAGAGAGTTGTTTATCAAGAATTATTGA
- the murB gene encoding UDP-N-acetylmuramate dehydrogenase produces the protein MRQKGESCLSRIIERNGDMEWKEALLGIVKDSGARLRFGEPLAKHTYFGIGGEATAYIEISTVSELAAVARFHRQWEVPVAMIGRGSNLLVSDTGFNGISIRLVGELAKLQVDGKVISVGAGLSLPRLSKTMSRGGLSGVEFALGIPGSVGGALIMNAGAWGSSFGDIVTDVTVMNNTGELLTLTHAEAEFEYRHSGLDAYFCVTGATLRLEPGNVDTITARMQAFYKQKVETQPFAEENAGCMFKNPPGDSAGRLIDLSGLKGHRIGGAEVSTVHGNFILNIDNATAADVLDLVAYIQEQVREKTGISLQTEVKRLGFD, from the coding sequence ATGCGGCAAAAGGGAGAGAGTTGTTTATCAAGAATTATTGAGAGGAATGGCGATATGGAGTGGAAAGAGGCGCTGCTGGGCATTGTAAAGGATTCAGGCGCACGACTGCGGTTTGGGGAACCCCTCGCAAAGCACACCTATTTCGGCATCGGTGGTGAAGCCACTGCTTACATAGAAATTAGTACGGTAAGCGAATTGGCGGCGGTGGCTCGGTTCCATCGGCAGTGGGAGGTTCCGGTCGCGATGATTGGTCGTGGCTCAAATCTGTTGGTGAGCGATACCGGCTTCAACGGCATCAGCATCAGGCTAGTCGGGGAGTTAGCGAAATTACAGGTCGATGGGAAGGTTATTTCGGTCGGTGCGGGTCTCTCATTGCCGCGACTCTCAAAAACAATGTCGCGAGGCGGTCTGAGCGGTGTGGAATTCGCACTCGGCATCCCCGGCTCCGTCGGCGGGGCACTGATTATGAACGCTGGTGCCTGGGGGAGCAGTTTTGGGGATATCGTCACAGACGTCACGGTCATGAACAATACGGGTGAACTGCTCACCTTAACCCACGCCGAAGCGGAATTTGAATACCGACACAGCGGTTTGGACGCTTATTTCTGTGTCACAGGGGCGACGCTGAGACTCGAACCGGGAAACGTTGACACCATCACGGCGCGGATGCAAGCATTTTACAAGCAGAAAGTCGAAACACAACCCTTCGCTGAAGAGAATGCGGGATGTATGTTCAAAAATCCGCCCGGTGATTCCGCAGGGCGGCTGATCGACCTCAGTGGTCTGAAAGGTCATCGTATCGGTGGCGCAGAGGTATCAACGGTACATGGGAATTTTATTCTCAATATCGACAACGCAACAGCGGCGGATGTGTTGGATTTGGTGGCTTACATCCAAGAGCAGGTGCGTGAAAAGACGGGGATATCCCTACAAACAGAAGTAAAACGACTGGGTTTTGATTAG
- a CDS encoding starvation-sensing protein RspA: protein MKITDVKTILTAPNGTRLVVVKIETSEPGLYGIGCATFTQRPLAVATAVDEYLKPFLIGKDPANIEDIFQTSFVSSYWRNGPVLNNALSGVDIALWDIMGKRANMPVYQLLGGKCREAATLYAHAGGSTFEEVEESIRRYMEQGYRYVRSQVAIPGYSTYGAGGGRRRSSPAFEPTPYVNTVIKLFDHLRTQLGDEIELLHDVHERIPPIQAINLAKGLEPYNLFFLEDPFAPEDVDYFQLMRQQTSIPIAMGELFNNPNEYVHLIKDRLIDFIRVHISQIGGISPARKLAAFCEFFGVRTAWHGPGDVSPVGHAANVALDLACYNFGIQEQHVFGENTKEVFPGCPEIRDGCFWVNEAPGLGIDVDEELAARFPFPEDPLNGGWAPVRRMDGTVIRP from the coding sequence ATGAAGATTACGGATGTGAAAACGATTTTGACGGCACCGAATGGCACTCGACTCGTCGTTGTTAAGATTGAAACGAGTGAACCCGGTTTATACGGTATCGGATGCGCAACCTTTACACAGCGTCCACTTGCCGTAGCCACCGCAGTTGATGAGTACCTCAAACCCTTTCTCATTGGGAAAGATCCGGCGAACATAGAGGACATCTTCCAGACCAGTTTTGTCAGCTCCTATTGGCGGAACGGTCCAGTGCTGAACAATGCACTCAGTGGTGTGGATATCGCTTTGTGGGACATCATGGGCAAGCGTGCCAACATGCCCGTCTACCAACTGCTCGGCGGTAAATGCCGAGAAGCTGCAACGCTTTATGCACACGCAGGCGGTAGCACTTTCGAGGAAGTGGAGGAGAGCATCCGCCGTTATATGGAGCAGGGGTATCGCTATGTCCGCTCGCAGGTAGCAATACCGGGGTATTCGACGTATGGTGCAGGCGGTGGAAGAAGGCGGAGTTCACCCGCTTTTGAACCGACCCCTTACGTCAATACCGTCATTAAACTCTTCGATCATTTGCGGACACAGCTCGGCGACGAGATAGAACTCCTCCACGACGTGCATGAACGTATCCCGCCCATCCAAGCGATTAATCTCGCAAAAGGACTGGAACCGTATAACCTCTTCTTCCTTGAGGACCCGTTTGCCCCTGAAGATGTTGACTATTTCCAACTCATGCGTCAACAGACGAGCATCCCGATTGCGATGGGTGAACTGTTCAACAATCCGAACGAATACGTCCACCTTATCAAAGATCGGCTTATCGACTTTATCCGGGTGCATATCTCACAAATCGGGGGTATCAGTCCTGCGCGCAAACTCGCCGCGTTCTGTGAATTCTTCGGCGTACGCACCGCATGGCACGGTCCTGGCGATGTCTCTCCGGTTGGGCATGCCGCCAACGTTGCGCTGGATCTCGCCTGCTATAACTTCGGGATTCAGGAGCAACACGTCTTTGGTGAAAACACCAAGGAAGTCTTCCCCGGTTGTCCCGAGATTCGAGATGGCTGTTTTTGGGTAAATGAGGCACCGGGTCTTGGGATTGATGTAGATGAGGAACTCGCGGCGCGATTCCCGTTCCCAGAGGATCCTCTTAACGGCGGTTGGGCACCCGTGCGGCGGATGGACGGCACGGTTATCCGACCTTAA
- a CDS encoding hydantoinase/oxoprolinase family protein — translation MEHRLDLITKSIGVDTGGTFTDIVMRMGGDLFTHKVLSTPRNPALAVIQGVSEILHQHDIDTERKPDIVHGSTVATNALLERRGARIALVTTKDFEDILEIGRQARPNLYDFFVERPAPLVSADRRFGISERTLHTGEIQTEIEPRDLEVLASELATLELDAVAVCFLFAYVNPRNEQIVAKHLARLGIPVSCSYEVLPEYREYARFSTTVANAYIRPTLERHLSTLTDAEQFPAAFRLMLSNGGCISAENFESAGIRTVLSGPAGGVIGAYQVAKAAGYDQIITFDMGGTSTDVSLCNGGISLTTESTISGLPIKVPLIDIHTVGAGGGSIATIDAGGALRVGPESAGADPGPICYGNNGGDITVTDANLYLGRIAATQFLGGAMSLNSDKTRTHIEKFAKRLGVPPLQAADGILKVANAAMERAIKVISVERGFDTRDFTLISFGGAGGLHAAFMAENLGIETVLIPPNGGLLSAYGMLFADVVKDYSQTVLWQFERSSESSPSLVGALNAGFDTLLTRAEGEMRSEGFRPHQLKIDRSLDMRYEGQSYELNIPCFTAEHVPSTEIEVLVERFHAAHALRFGYARTDAPVEVVNLRLTATGETDKPPIQSVALADTDAAVGARLPRPYSQNPVIFEGDALPTDFYRREALRPGNQIAGPAIVTEFSATTVVPPNFSAVVDVYQNLILTKK, via the coding sequence ATGGAGCATCGACTAGATTTAATAACTAAAAGTATCGGGGTTGATACGGGTGGCACGTTCACCGACATTGTGATGCGTATGGGTGGCGATCTATTCACGCACAAGGTCCTGTCCACGCCGCGGAATCCTGCCCTCGCCGTAATACAGGGTGTGAGTGAAATCTTGCATCAGCACGACATCGATACCGAACGGAAACCGGACATTGTTCACGGCTCGACAGTCGCAACGAACGCACTCCTTGAGCGGAGAGGTGCGCGTATCGCCCTCGTCACAACGAAAGATTTTGAGGATATTTTAGAGATCGGTAGGCAGGCACGTCCGAACCTCTATGATTTTTTCGTCGAACGACCCGCTCCGCTTGTTTCTGCCGATAGACGCTTCGGTATATCAGAACGGACACTGCACACAGGTGAAATCCAGACTGAGATTGAACCACGCGATTTAGAGGTGCTCGCGTCCGAACTCGCTACGTTGGAACTTGATGCTGTCGCCGTTTGTTTCCTTTTTGCCTACGTCAATCCACGGAACGAACAGATTGTCGCGAAACACCTTGCCCGACTCGGTATACCCGTCTCCTGTTCATACGAAGTCTTACCGGAATATCGAGAGTATGCACGGTTCAGTACCACTGTGGCCAACGCGTATATCCGTCCGACTTTGGAACGGCATCTCTCGACGCTGACTGATGCTGAGCAGTTTCCAGCCGCGTTCCGTTTGATGCTCTCGAACGGAGGGTGTATCTCTGCTGAGAACTTTGAATCCGCGGGGATCCGTACTGTCCTTTCCGGTCCCGCCGGTGGTGTTATTGGTGCGTATCAAGTCGCCAAGGCCGCTGGCTACGACCAGATCATCACGTTTGATATGGGTGGCACTTCAACGGATGTGAGCCTCTGCAATGGCGGTATCTCCCTCACGACCGAGAGTACGATTAGTGGGCTCCCGATCAAGGTTCCGCTGATTGATATTCACACCGTTGGTGCTGGCGGCGGTTCTATTGCGACTATAGATGCCGGCGGTGCCCTACGCGTCGGACCGGAAAGTGCAGGCGCAGATCCAGGTCCCATCTGCTACGGAAACAACGGCGGAGACATCACCGTAACCGACGCGAACCTCTACTTGGGACGTATCGCAGCGACCCAATTTTTAGGGGGGGCAATGTCTCTTAATTCCGATAAGACCCGCACACACATTGAGAAATTTGCGAAGCGTCTTGGCGTTCCACCGCTACAAGCGGCGGATGGCATTCTTAAGGTCGCTAACGCGGCGATGGAACGCGCCATCAAGGTCATCTCGGTGGAGCGCGGATTTGATACACGCGATTTCACGCTCATCTCTTTCGGTGGTGCTGGCGGTTTACATGCCGCATTTATGGCAGAGAATCTCGGCATTGAGACAGTGCTTATTCCGCCAAACGGCGGTTTGCTCTCTGCTTACGGGATGCTCTTCGCAGATGTCGTTAAAGATTACTCACAGACAGTATTATGGCAGTTTGAAAGGAGCAGCGAAAGTAGCCCAAGCCTTGTTGGCGCGTTGAACGCTGGTTTTGACACACTCTTAACCCGCGCAGAAGGTGAGATGAGAAGTGAGGGGTTCCGCCCGCATCAGCTTAAAATTGACCGTTCGCTTGATATGCGGTATGAGGGACAATCTTATGAATTGAATATCCCGTGTTTTACCGCAGAACATGTTCCTTCAACCGAAATAGAGGTACTTGTTGAAAGATTTCACGCCGCGCATGCGTTGCGGTTTGGCTATGCCCGCACCGATGCGCCGGTGGAGGTGGTGAACCTTCGACTGACAGCCACTGGAGAGACTGACAAACCTCCCATTCAATCGGTCGCACTCGCCGATACGGATGCCGCAGTAGGGGCGAGGTTACCTCGCCCCTATTCCCAAAATCCTGTTATCTTTGAGGGGGACGCACTCCCGACCGATTTCTACCGACGTGAGGCGTTGCGTCCCGGCAATCAAATCGCAGGTCCTGCGATTGTAACAGAATTTAGTGCCACCACTGTAGTCCCTCCAAATTTCTCTGCCGTTGTTGATGTCTACCAGAATCTTATTTTGACGAAGAAATAG